A stretch of Macadamia integrifolia cultivar HAES 741 chromosome 7, SCU_Mint_v3, whole genome shotgun sequence DNA encodes these proteins:
- the LOC122083999 gene encoding U-box domain-containing protein 15-like, with translation MDKGSISNVSNLAAESDVIQELMDVIEYVSLFTYFRRTQRKECFNLVRRMKLLVPLLEEIYEFDEPVTNAVIRCLYDLKRALLLAKKLLKFCHDGSKIFLAFEGEAVMGRFRATYDKINQALEGMPYEELGISDEVREQVELMRTQLRRAKRRADTQDMELAMDMIVVFSKKEDRNADRAILERLAHKLELHSIADLKAETIAIRKLVKERAGQNPEGSQQLLDLLRKFKQVAGIEDESISNESSVPKTLEKSPSLIIPHEFLCPITLELMTDPVIVATGQTYERESIQKWLDSNHRTCPKTGQILVHLVLAPNYALRNLILNWCEKNNVELPKKEATGGSNNFAAHKEEISTLVQNLSSSQLDMQRRAVTKIRMLSKENPDNRVLIASSGGIPSLVRLLSYPDSKIQEHTVTALLNLSIDEANKRLIVREGAIPAIIEVLQNGTIEAKENSAAALFSLSILDENKTAIGNADGIPPLVDLLQNGTIRGKKDAATALFNLALNQANKVRVIKANIVPPLLQLLTDKNLGMIDESLSILLPLASLPEAQNAIGQLPFVETLVELIRDGTPKNKECAISVLLELGLHNSSFISTALEFGVNEHLIEISKNGTSRAQRKANSFLQLIE, from the exons ATGGACAAGGGGAGTATCTCCAATGTATCGAATTTAGCAGCGGAAAGTGACGTGATTCAGGAATTGATGGATGTGATTGAATATGTTAGCTTGTTTACGTATTTCCGAAGGACCCAAAGGAAGGAATGCTTCAATCTTGTGAGGAGAATGAAGCTCTTGGTGCCTCTGTTAGAAGAGATCTATGAGTTTGATGAGCCTGTTACAAATGCTGTTATAAGATGTCTTTATGATTTGAAAAGGGCCCTCTTGTTAGCCAAGAAATTGTTGAAGTTTTGTCACGATGGAAGCAAGATTTTCCTG gCATTTGAGGGTGAGGCAGTCATGGGAAGATTCCGCGCCACTTATGACAAAATAAATCAAGCTTTGGAGGGTATGCCTTATGAAGAGCTAGGGATTTCTGATGAAGTGAGAGAACAA GTTGAGTTAATGCGTACGCAGCTTAGAAGAGCAAAGAGGAGGGCAGATACTCAAGATATGGAGCTTGCAATGGACATGATAGTTGTGTTCTCTAAGAAAGAAGACAGGAATGCAGACAGAGCCATACTAGAAAGGCTAGCACACAAGTTGGAATTGCATTCTATTGCGGATTTGAAGGCAGAAACTATAGCAATAAGGAAACTAGTCAAAGAAAGGGCTGGACAAAATCCAGAAGGTAGTCAGCAGCTCCTAGATCTTCTAcgaaaattcaaacaagttgCAGGGATTGAAGATGAAAGCATCTCTAATGAATCTTCTGTGCCTAAAACACTTGAGAAGTCCCCATCTTTGATCATCCCTCATGAATTCCTTTGCCCCATTACGCTTGAGCTCATGACAGATCCTGTTATTGTGGCGACTGGACAG ActtatgaaagagaaagcaTACAAAAATGGTTGGATTCCAACCACCGGACTTGCCCAAAAACTGGACAGATTTTGGTCCACTTGGTTCTTGCACCTAACTATGCTCTCCGCAACCTTATTCTAAATTGGTGTGAGAAGAATAATGTTGaactaccaaaaaaagaagcaacTGGTGGCTCAAATAACTTTGCTGCACATAAAGAGGAAATCTCTACCTTGGTGCAAAATCTATCCTCAAGTCAATTGGACATGCAAAGAAGAGCTGTGACGAAGATCCGTATGCTGTCCAAAGAGAACCCCGACAACAGAGTCTTGATTGCAAGTAGTGGAGGAATTCCTTCTCTAGTTCGACTTTTGTCTTATCCAGATTCAAAAATCCAAGAGCACACTGTAACAGCTCTATTGAACCTATCAATTGATGAGGCAAATAAGAGATTGATAGTTAGAGAAGGAGCCATTCCAGCTATAATTGAAGTGCTACAAAATGGAACTATTGAAGCCAAAGAGAACTCTGCAGCAGCCTTGTTTAGTTTATCAATACTTGATGAAAATAAAACGGCAATTGGAAATGCAGATGGTATTCCACCTTTAGTAGATCTCTTGCAAAATGGCACAATTAGAGGTAAGAAGGATGCTGCTACCGCACTCTTTAACTTAGCTCTCAACCAGGCAAATAAGGTTAGAGTGATTAAGGCAAATATTGTTCCACCATTGCTTCAATTACTCACTGATAAGAACTTGGGTATGATTGATGAGTCCCTCTCAATCTTGTTACCTCTTGCATCGCTTCCTGAAGCACAGAATGCTATTGGACAGCTTCCTTTTGTTGAAACTCTTGTTGAACTCATTAGAGATGGAACCCCCAAGAACAAGGAGTGTGCTATATCAGTTCTTCTTGAGTTGGGATTGCACAATTCCTCTTTCATTTCGACTGCTCTTGAATTTGGTGTCAATGAACATTTGATAGAAATCTCAAAGAATGGAACTAGCAGAGCCCAAAGAAAAGCAAATTCCTTTTTGCAACTCATTGAGTAA